DNA sequence from the Alphaproteobacteria bacterium genome:
CGCTCCCGTGCCGAGGACGGTGCCGAACAGCAGCCCCAGCGCCGCTTCGCCGAACGTCGTCAAAATATGCCGCCAGATTTCCGCATGGCCGAGTTCTTCGATGGCGATATCCAGGATGGCGGCGGGCGAAGCGAACAGGAACTGCAGCCGGTTGTCGTCCGCGACCGCGCCTTGCCACAGGCCGAGGAACAGTGCGGCGGGCAACAGCAGGACGATGATATTCCGAAGCCGGTTCATGCGGCGCTCCCGGCAATATTTCCAAGCGCCTGCCACAATCCGTGCATGATTTCGTCCATCGCTTCGTTGCGGTCGAGCGCGCCGTTGCCGCCGCTATCCGCCAGGCGCAATTCCTTGAACAGGCGCGCGGGCTGGCGCGTCATCAGCAGAATCCGGTCGGCCAGGAAACACGCCTCCTCGACCGAGTGCGTGACGACCAGCGCGCTGGCTTTGTTCGCGCGCACATAGGTTTTGACGAGATCGGCAAGCTCGCGCCGCGCCAGCACGTCGAGATTGCTCATCGGCTCGTCGAGCAGCAGCAGGCGCGGCTGCAGCGCCAGCATGCGCGCCAGCAGCACACGCTGCCGCATGCCGCCCGAAAGCTGCGCCGGAGAATGACCGGCATAATCGCTAAGGCCGACTTGCGCAAGGGCGGCTGTGGCAGTCTCATGGGCTTCGCGTTTGCCGCGGCCCAGAAGTTCCGGCCCAAGCGCGACATTGGCGGCGGCGGAACGCCAGGGCAGAAGGCGCGCGTTCTGCGCCAGATAGCCGAGCGCGGTGCCGGGCCGGGCGATTTCGGCCTCGATTGTTCCGCCGTCCGCCTTTTCTTGTCCCGCGAGGATGCGAAGCAAGGTGGTTTTGCCGCTGCCGCTCGCGCCGAGCAGACAGACGATTTCGCCAGGATTCAATGCAAGGGTGATGGAGTCGAGGATGGCCGCGGCTTGGCCGTCATGCGCGCGGAATGTTTTGCTTATGTTTTTTGCGTGCAGTAACGGCGGCATGGAGATGGGGGCGAAAACTATTTTTGCGCCTTGAGCGCGAAGCTGTTATCGACCGCGACTTCGGTGGCTTGCGGTTTCTTCAGTTCGCCGCTGTCGAGACGGGTTTTCAGCGACCGCTGCCAGAGGTCGCCAGCCACGGAAACCGAGCGCGGATAGATATCCATCGCCAACATTCTGTCCACGGCGGCCTTGATGACTTTCTCCGAAAGATTCGGATAAAGCTTTTTGCCGACATCATATGAAGTCTGTGGGCTGCTATATATCAGGTCGACGGCCTGCTGCAGGCTGGCGACGACCTTCTGCACCGTCTCGGGATGAGATTTGATGTAATCCTCCGTCGTCGTGACGCCGGTGATGGCCTGCGGATCTGCCCAATCCGCGAGGTTCGCCACGACGCGATAGCCTTTGTCTTCGGTGACGGAGACGGTAGGCTCGATGTCGAAGGCAATATCGACCTTGTCCGTTTCCAAAAGCGGAATCTGGCCGCCGAACGGCGCCTGAACGATGGACAAATCCAGATTATGCGTGCGCTTAAGCTCGGTCAGGATCGTGTAAGTCGTCGAGGGTTCGGGAAAGGAGCTGACCCGCAGGCCGCCCAAATCTTCCGGTTTATCGATGCGCGGCACTTTGTCCTTGTTGGTCACGCCGCCAAGCGGAAGCTTGGTGATCATCATCGCGACGACTTTGCCGGGGCCGCCCTTGTCGTGGGAGATCGCGGTGAAGACCGGATCGCCCATGCCGAACTGCGCCGAGCCGCCGATGACGGCGGCGAAAATCTGGTCGTCATTGCCGGCGAACTTCAAATCGACGTCGAGGCCGTTCTTGGCGAAGATGCCTTCTTCCATCGCCACATAGAGCGGCATGTAGAGCAGGAATTTTTCCTTGCCGAATTGGGCGACGGTGATTTTTTCGAGCGGCGCGTCCGCGGCATGGGCTGGCGGCAGACTTAAGGGGAGAATAATAATCAGCAAAAAGACAAGCTGGCGAAGCGCGCGCATAGTCAAACTCCCCTAAAAGAACGAGATTGCTGTTACCCAAACTCGCCCGGCGGCGGGTCGATGGGGATGTTGAGGTCTTCGAGCAGAAGCTCCTCGTTGGTCAGCTTCATCTGGCCGATGGTGAAATGCTCGTTCTCGTCGAGTTCCTGGTCGAACACGTCCATTTCCATCGGCGCGATCTTGATGTCGGTGCGGAACAGCGCGTTCTTGAACACCACGGTTCCGGTCAGCGTGAAAAGATTGTCGCGTCCGATGCCTTTATAAGTCACGGGCAGGAGCTTCTCGTTGACCTTCTGCTTTTCCTCGTCGGTGGCGTTCGGCAGCCACGAGACTTCCTCCGGCTTCTCGACGATGATGAAGCGGCCGAGCTGGCCGCGAACATAATGGAAAAAGAACTTGGCGTAGGGGATAACGGTCTTGCGGTCGAGCTTGATCGGCGCCTTGTCGTTCACGCGGTAGAGCGGCTCGTTGGTCCAGTTCATCAGATTGATGTCGTCCGGCTTATAGAGCATGTAGCGCTCGTTCGGCTCGGGCAATGTGGTGTCGGCCATGCCATAGAGCTTATAGTCCTCGTAGCAAGACATGCTGGCGGCGCGAACCCTGGTTTTTCCAACCGGCAGCTGATAGGGCGCGGCGGCGTTTACTTCGGCCACGATGCGGTTCGCCTCGGCGGCGTCGAATTCAAGCCAGTCCATATAGATCATTGTGCTTCTCCCATTTCTTTTATCCATAAACACTTCCGAGGGATTTGTCTAAGGCGTTTTTGCGTTGCGAAAGAGAGAGTTTTTCCGGTTTTCCGTAACGCTTCCTTAAATCCGGGCGGGTTATAGTCAAGCAAGGAGGCGTGCGAGTCGGCCATGAAAAGAGGCTGGTTCAAAA
Encoded proteins:
- a CDS encoding ATP-binding cassette domain-containing protein, whose product is MPPLLHAKNISKTFRAHDGQAAAILDSITLALNPGEIVCLLGASGSGKTTLLRILAGQEKADGGTIEAEIARPGTALGYLAQNARLLPWRSAAANVALGPELLGRGKREAHETATAALAQVGLSDYAGHSPAQLSGGMRQRVLLARMLALQPRLLLLDEPMSNLDVLARRELADLVKTYVRANKASALVVTHSVEEACFLADRILLMTRQPARLFKELRLADSGGNGALDRNEAMDEIMHGLWQALGNIAGSAA
- a CDS encoding ABC transporter substrate-binding protein; its protein translation is MRALRQLVFLLIIILPLSLPPAHAADAPLEKITVAQFGKEKFLLYMPLYVAMEEGIFAKNGLDVDLKFAGNDDQIFAAVIGGSAQFGMGDPVFTAISHDKGGPGKVVAMMITKLPLGGVTNKDKVPRIDKPEDLGGLRVSSFPEPSTTYTILTELKRTHNLDLSIVQAPFGGQIPLLETDKVDIAFDIEPTVSVTEDKGYRVVANLADWADPQAITGVTTTEDYIKSHPETVQKVVASLQQAVDLIYSSPQTSYDVGKKLYPNLSEKVIKAAVDRMLAMDIYPRSVSVAGDLWQRSLKTRLDSGELKKPQATEVAVDNSFALKAQK